In Paenibacillus algicola, a genomic segment contains:
- a CDS encoding putative sporulation protein YtxC, translated as MELFSITVNTRTELEKESFYRIFLDKQKALHKQCKPLKFKFSASQNRVIWTCSGKLPLTSWGMSGELLRAEISEAVTAYIAKQKEQEIAARLLQEEFEFQDGEELEQVLRCFLQLLEKDEGTSAEFARRRRQKLDRTIRQCLAESAELNLDGLLAFRLRDYEQELRELAEYAVDEYMLDQQYEEFISLLKYFVYFQEPLTPLVHVIHRGGEDLLLLDGSLKPIEAGKQEGLVMERLDQEMEVEDMVVSTLISAAPARLIIHTRQPGLPVIGTLLQIFDHRAEVCYSCQECTPFIEGLNHIGLTLHAGRDYNN; from the coding sequence ATGGAGCTGTTCAGCATTACGGTCAACACGCGCACCGAGCTGGAGAAAGAAAGCTTTTACCGCATTTTTCTAGACAAGCAGAAGGCATTACATAAGCAGTGCAAGCCGTTGAAATTCAAATTCAGTGCCAGTCAGAACCGGGTCATCTGGACCTGCTCCGGTAAATTGCCGCTGACATCCTGGGGCATGAGCGGGGAGCTGCTGCGGGCTGAAATATCGGAGGCCGTCACCGCGTACATTGCCAAGCAGAAGGAGCAGGAGATTGCGGCAAGACTGCTGCAGGAGGAGTTTGAGTTTCAGGATGGCGAGGAGCTGGAGCAGGTGCTCCGTTGCTTTCTGCAGCTGCTGGAAAAGGATGAGGGCACCTCGGCGGAATTCGCCCGGCGGCGCCGGCAAAAGCTGGACCGCACCATACGGCAGTGCCTTGCCGAAAGCGCCGAGCTGAATCTCGATGGGCTGCTGGCGTTCCGGCTTCGCGATTATGAGCAGGAGCTGCGGGAGTTGGCCGAGTATGCGGTGGATGAGTATATGCTGGACCAGCAATATGAAGAATTTATTAGCCTGCTCAAATATTTCGTCTATTTTCAAGAGCCGCTGACTCCGCTGGTTCATGTGATTCATCGGGGCGGAGAAGATCTGCTTCTGCTCGACGGAAGTCTGAAGCCGATTGAGGCCGGCAAGCAGGAGGGTCTCGTCATGGAAAGGCTCGATCAGGAGATGGAAGTCGAGGATATGGTCGTCAGCACGCTGATTTCGGCGGCGCCGGCAAGGCTTATCATTCATACCCGCCAGCCGGGATTACCGGTCATCGGGACACTGCTTCAGATTTTTGATCATCGGGCTGAGGTCTGCTACAGCTGTCAGGAGTGCACTCCGTTTATCGAGGGGCTGAATCACATAGGCTTGACGCTGCACGCCGGACGGGATTATAATAACTGA